Proteins encoded by one window of Actinocorallia herbida:
- a CDS encoding winged helix DNA-binding protein, with protein MNVTAPPFGSALIGQTEKALNALLERRLTGTGLTESQWVTLTLTATATGPVDRAALIAHIHQTTRFPESAISAHLTELAATGFLTVDDAGRVSVTPEGRTRWTGIRTDLGSLTQGLWGDLPAEDLAVAERVLGTVLARAKAVLS; from the coding sequence ATGAACGTCACCGCCCCGCCTTTCGGCTCAGCCCTGATCGGCCAGACCGAGAAGGCGCTCAACGCCCTCCTCGAACGCCGGCTCACCGGCACCGGCCTCACCGAATCCCAGTGGGTCACCCTGACCCTCACCGCCACCGCCACCGGTCCCGTCGACCGCGCCGCGCTGATCGCCCACATCCACCAGACCACCCGCTTCCCCGAGTCCGCGATCTCCGCCCATCTCACGGAACTCGCCGCCACCGGCTTCCTCACCGTGGACGACGCGGGCCGGGTCTCGGTCACTCCCGAAGGCCGTACCCGCTGGACCGGGATCCGCACCGATCTCGGCTCCCTCACCCAGGGCCTGTGGGGCGATCTCCCAGCCGAAGACCTCGCCGTCGCCGAACGCGTCCTCGGCACCGTCCTCGCCCGCGCCAAGGCCGTCCTGTCCTGA
- a CDS encoding MarR family winged helix-turn-helix transcriptional regulator encodes MASTEETVETGDGAVRETPERLRRLPSRLLSMAAADADRVVGAGLAAEDARKWHYAVLASLREFGPASQADLSRRTGIYRSDMVGLLNELAERGFVERAPDPADRRRNVITLTAQGRHRLERLDELQADLQDQVLTPLSPAERELLVELLLRLREHHERGVPDAWDA; translated from the coding sequence ATGGCCAGTACCGAGGAGACGGTGGAGACCGGCGATGGCGCGGTCCGGGAGACGCCCGAGAGGCTGCGGAGGCTGCCGAGCAGGCTGCTCTCGATGGCCGCGGCGGACGCCGACCGGGTGGTCGGGGCCGGGCTCGCGGCCGAGGACGCACGGAAGTGGCATTACGCGGTGCTCGCCTCGCTCCGGGAGTTCGGGCCGGCCAGCCAGGCCGATCTGAGCCGGCGTACCGGGATCTATCGCAGCGACATGGTCGGGCTGCTCAACGAACTCGCCGAGCGCGGGTTCGTCGAGCGGGCGCCGGACCCGGCCGATCGGCGCCGCAACGTCATCACGCTCACCGCGCAAGGCAGGCACCGGCTCGAGCGCCTCGACGAACTCCAGGCCGATCTCCAGGACCAGGTCCTCACGCCGCTCTCGCCCGCGGAGCGCGAGCTGCTCGTGGAGCTGCTGCTCCGCCTGCGCGAGCACCACGAGCGCGGCGTCCCGGACGCGTGGGACGCCTGA
- a CDS encoding ferredoxin gives MKVAIDTGLCQGHGRCYDLAPEVFGEDDEGYGTVLLPDGVIPPEALADARRAAVNCPERAVLLTEEA, from the coding sequence GTGAAAGTAGCGATTGATACCGGACTCTGCCAGGGGCACGGCAGATGCTATGACCTCGCGCCGGAGGTGTTCGGCGAGGACGACGAAGGCTACGGGACCGTCCTGCTCCCCGATGGCGTGATCCCGCCCGAGGCGCTGGCCGACGCGCGGCGGGCCGCGGTGAACTGCCCGGAGCGCGCCGTCCTGCTCACCGAGGAGGCCTGA
- a CDS encoding cytochrome P450 — protein sequence MSNEDRFSREERPTGRGTVSQRLTGPVEDWTTDFSHLDEEWAADPYRIQDDLRGRCPIARTERFGGAWLPTRYEDVAEIAYDTEKFSSRAIVVGNYRPSRGLAPVGSIPPISSDPPFHQGARKLLLPAFTKSAVARREEATRAFCHALIDDLAGREVVDAAQEYAQHIPMRVISDMLGFPPEDGPKFRGFVEDVLEGIDLPLEERGAKISVLFDYLYAQIHDHVANPRDDLTSYLIDVELGGRPLSPQHVAGTIGLLLIAGIDTTWSAIGASLWHLAKTPADRARLVAEPSLLPTAMEEFLRAYAPVTMARLVKEDMTWHGAEMKAEDWILLSFPAANRDPAQFAQAAEVVIDREVNRHAAFGLGIHRCVGSHLARMELRVALEVWLERIPSFSLADPAAVRWATGQVRGPRALPVRIG from the coding sequence GTGAGCAACGAAGACAGGTTCTCCAGGGAGGAGCGGCCCACCGGCCGCGGGACGGTGTCGCAGCGGCTCACCGGGCCGGTCGAGGACTGGACGACGGACTTCTCGCACCTCGACGAGGAGTGGGCGGCGGACCCGTACCGCATCCAGGACGACCTGCGCGGGCGCTGCCCGATCGCGCGGACCGAGCGGTTCGGCGGGGCGTGGCTGCCGACGCGTTACGAGGACGTCGCGGAGATCGCCTACGACACCGAGAAGTTCAGCTCTCGGGCGATCGTCGTAGGCAACTACCGGCCTTCACGGGGGCTCGCCCCGGTCGGCTCGATCCCGCCGATCTCGTCGGACCCGCCGTTCCACCAGGGCGCGCGCAAGCTGCTGCTCCCGGCGTTCACCAAGTCGGCGGTGGCCCGCCGCGAGGAGGCGACGCGCGCGTTCTGCCACGCGCTCATCGACGACCTGGCCGGGCGCGAGGTCGTGGACGCAGCCCAGGAGTACGCCCAGCACATCCCCATGCGGGTGATCTCCGACATGCTGGGGTTCCCACCCGAAGACGGGCCGAAGTTCCGCGGGTTCGTCGAGGACGTCCTGGAGGGGATCGACCTGCCGCTGGAGGAGCGCGGCGCGAAGATCTCCGTGCTGTTCGACTACCTGTACGCGCAGATCCACGACCACGTCGCGAACCCGCGCGACGACCTGACGAGCTACCTCATCGACGTCGAACTCGGCGGCCGCCCGCTCAGCCCCCAGCACGTCGCCGGGACGATCGGGCTGCTGCTCATCGCCGGGATCGACACGACGTGGAGCGCGATAGGCGCGTCCCTGTGGCATCTGGCGAAGACCCCCGCCGACAGGGCGCGCCTCGTGGCCGAGCCCTCGCTCCTCCCGACCGCGATGGAAGAGTTCCTGCGCGCTTACGCCCCCGTCACGATGGCCCGGCTCGTCAAGGAGGACATGACCTGGCACGGGGCCGAGATGAAGGCCGAGGACTGGATCCTGCTGTCCTTCCCCGCCGCGAACCGGGACCCGGCCCAGTTCGCGCAGGCCGCCGAGGTCGTCATCGACCGGGAGGTCAACCGGCACGCGGCGTTCGGGCTCGGCATCCACCGCTGCGTCGGCTCCCATCTCGCGCGGATGGAGCTGCGGGTGGCGCTGGAGGTGTGGCTGGAGCGGATCCCGTCGTTCTCGCTCGCCGATCCCGCCGCCGTCAGGTGGGCGACGGGGCAGGTGCGGGGGCCGCGGGCGCTGCCCGTCCGGATCGGCTGA
- a CDS encoding DUF427 domain-containing protein, translating into MGAHTVRSKWTERPDYRVDVLARTNVITATVGGVPLARSAACLIVDEQDHGLAVYFPPDSIDFSHLEEIGLRSVCPFKGEAVYWRAVEGDEEWVAWSYPDPFPEVARIAGYLAFDQDKVTVSIGKGTYTGTHR; encoded by the coding sequence GTGGGTGCGCACACCGTACGGTCCAAGTGGACGGAGCGGCCGGACTACCGCGTCGACGTCCTGGCCAGGACGAACGTCATCACCGCGACCGTCGGCGGGGTCCCGTTGGCGCGCAGCGCGGCCTGCCTGATCGTGGACGAGCAGGACCACGGGCTCGCGGTCTATTTCCCGCCGGACTCGATCGACTTCTCCCATCTCGAGGAGATCGGCCTCCGGAGCGTCTGCCCCTTCAAAGGCGAGGCGGTGTACTGGCGGGCCGTCGAGGGCGACGAGGAGTGGGTGGCGTGGAGCTATCCCGACCCCTTCCCGGAGGTCGCCCGGATCGCCGGATACCTGGCGTTCGACCAGGACAAGGTGACCGTCTCGATCGGCAAGGGCACCTACACGGGGACGCACCGATGA
- a CDS encoding acyl-CoA thioesterase: protein MTLAELLSAFDVSPVDSENRVFEAAPSDGGGRQIVDGSQVLATAVVAAAKAFPGLTVRTAHAMFASAAHPDRPFTLTVTPVRAGGSFVFATVTATQDGAAKTTVTLLLDRPRPDVVRHDGWTGPPPEGPDSAFPSPMPLPGRELRLEGVRDRGDPDEVGPPHLDAWLHYDPVPERDDLRRALLAHFTGHLSIATTLRAHPGVGLSQAHRTLSTAPLTISVHFHEPISWDGWIRYHHESAYVGAGMSHVRGQILTRDGRLLASFTQDAMIRALDARAAAVPTAARF, encoded by the coding sequence ATGACGCTCGCAGAACTCCTCTCAGCCTTCGACGTCTCTCCCGTGGACTCGGAGAACCGCGTCTTCGAGGCCGCCCCATCGGATGGAGGCGGGCGCCAGATCGTCGACGGAAGCCAAGTCCTCGCCACGGCGGTCGTGGCCGCCGCCAAGGCGTTCCCCGGCCTCACCGTCCGGACCGCGCACGCGATGTTCGCCTCCGCCGCGCACCCGGACAGGCCGTTCACCTTGACCGTCACCCCCGTCCGCGCAGGCGGGTCGTTCGTCTTCGCGACCGTCACCGCGACGCAGGACGGGGCGGCCAAGACCACGGTCACCCTCCTGCTGGACCGCCCGCGGCCCGACGTCGTCAGGCACGACGGGTGGACGGGCCCTCCCCCGGAAGGCCCCGACTCCGCCTTCCCCTCCCCCATGCCCCTGCCGGGCCGGGAGCTGCGCCTGGAGGGCGTCCGCGACCGCGGCGACCCCGACGAGGTCGGTCCTCCCCACCTCGACGCCTGGCTGCACTACGACCCGGTGCCCGAACGGGACGACCTGCGCCGCGCCCTCCTCGCCCACTTCACCGGCCACCTGTCCATCGCGACGACCCTGCGCGCCCACCCCGGCGTCGGCCTCTCGCAGGCCCACCGCACCCTCTCGACGGCGCCCCTGACCATCTCCGTCCACTTCCACGAGCCCATCTCGTGGGACGGCTGGATCCGCTACCACCACGAGAGCGCTTACGTCGGCGCAGGCATGTCCCATGTACGCGGCCAGATCCTCACCCGGGACGGCCGCCTCCTCGCCTCGTTCACGCAGGACGCCATGATCCGCGCCCTCGACGCCCGCGCCGCCGCGGTACCCACCGCGGCCCGCTTCTGA
- a CDS encoding GNAT family N-acetyltransferase → MPELVAPTTRLHSPWLEAHREWGPGLHEDGFGLGESDEVDSPGGFAAWLARLREEPVRAGGMRHVYRWIVEDDRVHGGIALRHGRDDHVLRFGHIGYGIRPSSRRRGLATWALGRMLGEARTLGLDRVLLVCEDGNLPSARTIEHNGGVLEGVEQTLYGPARRYWITT, encoded by the coding sequence ATGCCCGAACTGGTCGCGCCCACCACGCGCCTGCATTCCCCGTGGCTCGAGGCGCATCGCGAATGGGGTCCGGGCCTGCACGAGGACGGGTTCGGGCTGGGGGAGTCCGATGAGGTCGACTCGCCGGGCGGGTTCGCGGCCTGGCTGGCACGCCTGAGGGAGGAACCGGTGAGGGCCGGCGGGATGCGGCACGTGTACCGCTGGATCGTCGAGGACGACCGGGTGCACGGCGGGATCGCGCTGCGGCACGGGCGCGACGACCACGTCCTGCGGTTCGGCCACATCGGGTACGGCATCCGGCCGTCGTCCCGGCGGCGCGGCCTGGCCACCTGGGCGCTGGGCCGGATGCTCGGCGAGGCGCGGACGCTCGGCCTGGACCGGGTGCTGCTCGTCTGCGAAGACGGCAACCTTCCCTCGGCCAGGACGATCGAGCACAACGGCGGCGTCCTCGAAGGCGTGGAGCAGACCCTGTACGGCCCCGCACGCCGCTACTGGATCACGACCTGA
- a CDS encoding acyl-CoA dehydrogenase family protein, producing the protein MIDPREAARELADDLLFPDAARVDRLDRVPEEHFTALAERGLYGLAVDAAPEVHQEVVEILAGGCLATAFVWLQHTALTKAVAGYGTHPELLADLRAGRVKAGVALGGLWPNAPLRARRDGDGLVLEGSSPWFTGWGVVDVFLLAARDEADRIRWLYLDARPGPALRAEPLDLTAARASGTVRLVFDGLRVPAARLLGDDPSEGLAERDRAGLRTNGYLALGVAARCAALIGPSPWDARVAAVRTLLDTAEPPALPAARAAVSDLAVRAAAALAVAQGSTSVLRGSHPERLAREAAFLLVFGTRPAIRDSLATRLGD; encoded by the coding sequence ATGATCGATCCGCGGGAGGCCGCCCGTGAGCTGGCCGACGACCTGTTGTTCCCCGACGCGGCGCGGGTGGACCGGCTGGACCGGGTGCCGGAGGAGCACTTCACGGCGCTCGCGGAGCGCGGGCTGTACGGGCTCGCGGTGGACGCGGCGCCGGAGGTGCACCAGGAGGTCGTCGAGATCCTCGCCGGAGGCTGCCTCGCCACGGCGTTCGTGTGGCTCCAGCACACCGCGCTGACGAAGGCGGTCGCCGGATACGGGACCCATCCCGAGCTGCTCGCCGACCTGCGCGCGGGACGCGTCAAGGCGGGGGTGGCGCTCGGCGGGCTGTGGCCGAACGCCCCGCTGCGCGCCCGCCGGGACGGCGACGGGCTCGTCCTGGAGGGGTCCTCGCCGTGGTTCACCGGGTGGGGCGTCGTCGACGTGTTCCTCCTCGCCGCCCGCGACGAGGCCGACCGGATCCGCTGGCTGTACCTGGACGCCCGGCCCGGTCCGGCATTGCGCGCGGAACCCCTCGACCTGACGGCCGCGCGAGCCAGCGGCACCGTCCGCCTCGTCTTCGACGGCCTGAGGGTCCCCGCCGCGCGCCTCCTGGGCGACGACCCGTCCGAGGGCCTCGCCGAGCGCGACCGGGCGGGCCTCCGCACCAACGGCTACCTCGCCCTCGGCGTCGCCGCCCGCTGTGCCGCCCTGATCGGCCCGAGCCCCTGGGACGCCCGCGTCGCCGCCGTCCGCACCCTGCTCGACACGGCCGAGCCCCCCGCCCTCCCCGCCGCCCGCGCGGCGGTGTCCGACCTCGCCGTCCGCGCCGCGGCGGCCCTCGCCGTAGCCCAGGGCAGCACCTCGGTCCTGCGCGGCTCCCACCCGGAACGCCTGGCCCGAGAAGCCGCCTTCCTCCTGGTCTTCGGCACCCGCCCCGCCATCCGCGACTCCCTGGCCACCCGCCTGGGCGACTGA
- a CDS encoding gamma-glutamyl-gamma-aminobutyrate hydrolase family protein — protein MAERPLIAIPARFSAGATALRYAGVVAARAVVEAVWRGGGEPYVMYPGAPREAAALLRRCDGLLLPGGGDVAPHRYGAAEAHSRVYDVDDAQDAFDLAAAGHALSAGLPTLAICRGLQVVNVAAGGTLRQHLEPDHMAFAHRIAAAPGSLLAKETADEALSVSCFHHQAVEDLGTGLSVTARADDGTVEAVEFSDASAWFLAVQWHPEDTAETDAAQQGLFAALVRAARGES, from the coding sequence ATGGCGGAACGTCCTCTCATTGCGATTCCCGCGCGGTTCTCCGCGGGGGCCACGGCGCTGCGGTACGCGGGGGTGGTGGCGGCTCGTGCGGTCGTCGAGGCGGTGTGGCGCGGAGGCGGGGAGCCCTACGTCATGTATCCGGGGGCGCCGCGGGAGGCCGCCGCGCTGCTTCGGAGGTGTGACGGGCTGCTGCTGCCCGGCGGAGGTGATGTGGCGCCGCACCGGTACGGGGCCGCCGAGGCGCACTCTCGGGTGTACGACGTGGACGACGCCCAGGACGCGTTCGATCTCGCCGCGGCCGGGCACGCCCTCTCCGCCGGCCTCCCGACGCTGGCGATCTGCCGGGGGCTCCAGGTCGTCAACGTGGCCGCGGGCGGGACCCTCCGCCAGCATCTGGAACCCGACCACATGGCGTTCGCGCACCGGATCGCCGCGGCGCCCGGCTCGCTGCTGGCCAAGGAGACGGCGGACGAGGCCCTGTCGGTGTCCTGCTTCCACCACCAGGCGGTCGAGGACCTCGGGACGGGGCTCTCGGTGACCGCGCGCGCGGACGACGGGACCGTCGAGGCCGTCGAGTTCAGCGACGCGTCGGCGTGGTTCCTCGCCGTCCAGTGGCACCCCGAGGACACCGCGGAGACCGACGCCGCGCAGCAGGGCCTGTTCGCCGCGCTCGTCCGCGCCGCCCGCGGCGAGTCCTGA
- a CDS encoding acyltransferase family protein, producing MPLATAHPSSVRLGWLDLLRGIAALIVAVHHGAGYLTPTEATWVNSWVNPGKYGVLLFFLISGYIIPASLERHGDLRAFWIGRAARIYPLLLVCLAVTAVPAAFGAWRLHGGIDDGGAAAAVVAHLTMFQDLLAVPSALNVLWTLSYELVFYFLVAALFVAGLHRASATTAIAFAVGALALGGVLTQQWLSDAVGIAPVVFGAFGVMVLAIAASVSGRAGLARAGAVLGGLLGLVLLLGDSRAGLWESISILAVMFLGTALYRAEHGPRRWPAVAATVAVVGCTVTAGLLHGYPALSETLVREFAANWIVPLAAALLSFAGGWAVRRRRVPAALSRLGAISFSVYLVHPILLLPVHEHLVVGPTRPLWLLAFTAAVLAVSWTTHRWVELPFQRWGKRLTARPAPERTAPERELAAR from the coding sequence ATGCCTCTCGCGACGGCTCACCCCTCATCCGTCCGGCTCGGCTGGCTCGACCTGCTGCGCGGAATCGCGGCACTCATCGTGGCGGTGCACCACGGGGCCGGTTATCTCACCCCGACCGAGGCCACCTGGGTGAACTCCTGGGTCAACCCCGGCAAGTACGGCGTCCTTCTCTTCTTCCTCATCAGCGGCTACATCATCCCGGCGTCCCTGGAACGGCACGGCGACCTGCGGGCGTTCTGGATCGGCCGGGCGGCCCGGATCTACCCCCTGCTGCTGGTCTGCCTCGCGGTGACCGCGGTCCCCGCCGCCTTCGGCGCGTGGCGCCTGCACGGCGGCATCGACGACGGCGGCGCGGCGGCTGCCGTCGTGGCGCATCTCACGATGTTCCAGGACCTGCTCGCCGTGCCCAGCGCGCTGAACGTGCTGTGGACCCTGTCCTACGAACTCGTCTTCTACTTCCTGGTGGCCGCCCTGTTCGTCGCGGGCCTGCACCGGGCGTCGGCGACGACGGCGATCGCCTTCGCGGTCGGCGCGCTCGCCCTGGGCGGGGTCCTGACCCAGCAGTGGCTGTCCGACGCCGTGGGGATCGCGCCCGTGGTGTTCGGGGCGTTCGGCGTGATGGTCCTCGCCATCGCCGCCTCGGTGTCGGGCCGGGCCGGGCTCGCCCGCGCCGGTGCGGTCCTGGGCGGCCTGCTCGGCCTCGTCCTCCTGCTGGGCGACAGCCGCGCGGGCCTCTGGGAGAGCATCTCGATCCTCGCGGTGATGTTCCTCGGCACCGCGCTGTACCGGGCCGAGCACGGGCCGCGCCGGTGGCCCGCCGTCGCCGCGACCGTCGCGGTGGTGGGGTGCACCGTCACGGCGGGGCTGCTGCACGGCTATCCGGCCCTGAGCGAGACGCTGGTGCGGGAGTTCGCCGCGAACTGGATCGTGCCCCTCGCCGCCGCGCTGCTCAGCTTCGCGGGCGGCTGGGCGGTGCGCCGCCGCCGGGTCCCCGCCGCGCTGTCACGGCTCGGCGCGATCAGCTTCTCGGTCTACCTGGTGCACCCGATCCTGCTGCTGCCGGTGCACGAGCACCTGGTCGTCGGACCGACCCGCCCGCTGTGGCTGCTCGCGTTCACCGCCGCGGTCCTCGCGGTGAGCTGGACGACCCACCGCTGGGTGGAGCTGCCGTTCCAGCGCTGGGGCAAGCGCCTGACGGCCCGCCCCGCACCGGAGCGGACCGCCCCGGAACGCGAACTGGCCGCGCGCTAG
- a CDS encoding MCE family protein → MRPRILINLVSFVVLGVVLMVWALTSIVTVDALRRPFTVEAEFASSPGLRTDLEVAYLGVRVGSVDSVRLEEGKVVVAMHLNRGVEVPSNSGAAVLRKSAIGEPYIEINPPPSSPARSLQEGDVIPLDRTEVAVEYKRLFDGAGDLLAAVEPEDAQTLVHELATGLEGRDTTIRDLLGDAHQLTGTLADNAETLDSLSEELTELTGILADGGPELASGLDGLAAATGALSDRREELNSILEKGPSFLRQVDALLKESRPGLSCLLTALGTPSPPLFTPQSSKNLGHALGLMTDRFPKIVDEVIEKGPGGDYARVTMVITGGGPVPAAKEYSKPAAGPKTPRLYYCTKAYKADDLDAKTAAPDTGKTTGRPVATGPFTSVEVPDKAQAKPASESSAAGRWLTLIPIILAAVILAVTARRTLRVVRRRGGR, encoded by the coding sequence ATGCGGCCCAGAATCCTGATCAACCTCGTGTCGTTCGTGGTCCTCGGCGTCGTCCTCATGGTCTGGGCGCTGACCAGCATCGTCACCGTCGACGCGTTGCGCAGGCCGTTCACGGTCGAGGCCGAGTTCGCCTCGTCGCCGGGCCTGCGCACCGACCTGGAGGTCGCCTACCTCGGGGTGCGGGTCGGCTCGGTCGACAGCGTGCGGCTCGAAGAGGGCAAGGTCGTCGTCGCGATGCACCTGAACCGCGGCGTGGAGGTGCCGTCGAACTCCGGCGCCGCGGTGCTGCGCAAGTCCGCGATCGGCGAGCCGTACATCGAGATCAACCCGCCGCCGTCGTCGCCCGCGCGGTCGCTGCAGGAAGGCGACGTCATCCCGCTGGACCGCACCGAGGTCGCGGTGGAGTACAAGCGGCTGTTCGACGGCGCCGGCGACCTGCTGGCCGCCGTCGAGCCCGAGGACGCCCAGACGCTCGTTCACGAACTGGCGACCGGCCTCGAAGGCCGCGACACCACGATCCGTGACCTGCTCGGCGACGCCCACCAGCTCACCGGCACCCTCGCCGACAACGCCGAGACCCTCGACAGCCTGTCCGAGGAGCTCACCGAGCTGACCGGGATCCTCGCCGACGGCGGCCCCGAACTCGCCTCCGGGCTCGACGGGCTCGCCGCCGCCACCGGCGCGCTGTCGGACCGGCGCGAGGAGCTGAACTCGATCCTCGAAAAGGGTCCCTCGTTCCTCCGCCAGGTCGACGCGCTGCTGAAGGAGTCGCGGCCCGGCCTCAGCTGCCTGCTGACGGCCCTCGGCACGCCCTCCCCGCCGCTGTTCACCCCCCAGTCGAGCAAGAACCTCGGCCACGCGCTCGGCCTCATGACCGACCGGTTCCCCAAGATCGTCGACGAGGTCATCGAGAAGGGGCCGGGCGGAGACTACGCCCGCGTCACCATGGTCATCACCGGCGGCGGACCCGTCCCGGCGGCCAAGGAGTACAGCAAGCCCGCCGCGGGGCCGAAGACCCCGCGCCTCTACTACTGCACCAAGGCCTACAAGGCCGATGACCTGGACGCCAAGACCGCGGCGCCCGACACCGGCAAGACGACCGGCCGGCCCGTCGCGACGGGTCCGTTCACCTCGGTGGAGGTGCCCGACAAGGCGCAGGCCAAGCCCGCGTCGGAGTCCTCGGCCGCCGGCCGCTGGCTGACCCTGATCCCGATCATCCTGGCCGCGGTGATCCTCGCCGTGACCGCCCGCCGCACCCTCCGCGTCGTCCGCAGGCGCGGCGGCCGCTAG
- a CDS encoding MCE family protein has protein sequence MRRPLLAAALAVACTACSVQTLGAPKGGFEFEAEFADVQALVVGHSVQISDVRVGTVTDIELTDDFKAHVTMELESGTALPQGVTASIAKTSLLGENYVRITIPEGSAIGQGPALAEGAVITQTSVQPDLESISEKVGPVLAAFGGQNLGEIVDAVATALKDKGPELNKLVKDISDISDSYASAAGDLQDTIDGLARLGASLESKRGDLDELPGRIIVATDRIEADRKELKSAVQELVELGKQFNDKIETRHAARLKTLLTKLDRILKKMVSGRETLKQLLKGLNTGLLGAPSLTYKSQGLMLVWLAGIVGFDVDASHVTSNQGAGDPVDLSTGADRALSPVGHKGD, from the coding sequence GTGAGGAGACCCCTGCTCGCCGCGGCCCTCGCCGTCGCCTGCACCGCGTGCTCGGTGCAGACGCTCGGCGCGCCCAAGGGCGGGTTCGAGTTCGAGGCGGAGTTCGCCGACGTGCAGGCGCTCGTGGTCGGGCACAGCGTGCAGATCTCCGACGTGCGGGTCGGCACCGTCACCGACATCGAACTGACCGACGACTTCAAGGCGCACGTGACGATGGAGCTGGAGTCCGGCACCGCGCTCCCGCAGGGCGTCACCGCCTCCATCGCCAAGACGTCCCTGCTCGGCGAGAACTACGTGCGGATCACCATCCCCGAGGGGAGCGCCATCGGTCAGGGGCCCGCCCTGGCGGAGGGCGCCGTCATCACCCAGACGTCCGTGCAGCCCGACCTGGAGAGCATCTCCGAGAAGGTCGGGCCGGTCCTCGCCGCGTTCGGCGGCCAGAACCTCGGCGAGATCGTCGACGCGGTCGCCACGGCGCTCAAGGACAAGGGTCCCGAGCTGAACAAGCTCGTCAAGGACATCTCCGATATCAGCGACAGCTACGCGTCCGCGGCGGGCGACCTCCAGGACACCATCGACGGCCTGGCCAGGCTCGGCGCCTCCCTGGAGTCCAAGCGCGGCGACCTCGACGAGCTCCCCGGCCGGATCATCGTCGCCACCGACCGGATCGAGGCCGACCGTAAGGAGCTCAAGAGCGCCGTCCAGGAGCTCGTGGAGCTCGGCAAGCAGTTCAACGACAAGATCGAGACGCGGCACGCGGCCCGGCTGAAGACGCTGCTGACCAAGCTCGACCGCATCCTCAAGAAGATGGTCAGCGGCCGGGAGACGCTCAAGCAGCTGCTCAAGGGCCTCAACACCGGGCTGCTCGGGGCGCCGTCGCTCACCTACAAGAGCCAGGGCCTCATGCTGGTGTGGCTCGCGGGCATCGTCGGGTTCGACGTCGATGCCAGCCACGTCACCTCCAACCAGGGCGCCGGCGATCCCGTCGACCTCTCGACCGGCGCCGATCGGGCCCTGTCGCCCGTCGGCCACAAGGGGGACTGA
- a CDS encoding MCE family protein: MRRALPVCAALVLTLTAGGCSVVGGGGTYTLTADFAKSPSLYEGSRVKVMGANVGTIDKIEVDKATGGVRVQVSVRSDVPVPADARAAILATNTIGERNIVLYPAWKPGMPEIADGAVIPRERTDLPVEIDEALEAFSTLAESVDPGTLHDAFEGGADLVRGKGDAINNGLQTVGDLTGDIAAQDDRLMSVASDLNDLAASLNRRDEKLKALFTAFNDAGGLLADERDTLRGFIGGLEAVIERGDVLIEAYHEKLPQTVADASEIVMSMKASTGSLADAIAKLAEFTDMVVRSYDPKRKMIIVRLQMSGIARTWLQPLWTAMGWGAVPCLDKPLGNCPKTIDKTADGPKSQKPKKPKTKKAGGS, encoded by the coding sequence ATGAGACGGGCCCTCCCCGTGTGCGCCGCGCTCGTCCTGACGCTGACGGCCGGCGGCTGCTCGGTCGTCGGAGGCGGCGGCACTTACACGCTCACGGCCGACTTCGCCAAGAGCCCCTCGCTGTACGAGGGGTCGAGGGTGAAGGTGATGGGCGCCAACGTCGGCACCATCGACAAGATCGAGGTGGACAAGGCGACCGGCGGCGTCCGCGTCCAGGTCAGCGTGCGCTCCGATGTGCCGGTCCCCGCCGACGCCCGGGCCGCGATCCTCGCCACCAACACCATCGGCGAACGCAACATCGTGCTCTACCCGGCGTGGAAGCCGGGCATGCCGGAGATCGCCGACGGCGCGGTGATCCCGCGCGAGCGCACCGACCTGCCCGTCGAGATCGACGAGGCGCTCGAGGCGTTCAGCACCCTCGCCGAGTCGGTCGACCCCGGCACGCTGCACGACGCCTTCGAGGGCGGTGCCGACCTCGTCCGCGGCAAGGGCGACGCCATCAACAACGGGCTCCAGACCGTCGGTGACCTCACCGGCGACATCGCCGCGCAGGACGACAGGCTGATGTCGGTGGCGTCCGACCTCAACGACCTCGCCGCCTCGCTCAACCGGCGCGACGAGAAGCTGAAGGCGCTGTTCACCGCGTTCAACGACGCGGGCGGCCTCCTCGCCGACGAACGCGACACGCTGCGCGGCTTCATCGGCGGCCTCGAGGCGGTCATCGAACGCGGCGACGTGCTCATCGAGGCGTACCACGAGAAGCTGCCGCAGACCGTCGCGGACGCCTCCGAGATCGTCATGTCGATGAAGGCGAGCACCGGCTCCCTCGCCGACGCGATCGCCAAGCTCGCCGAGTTCACCGACATGGTCGTGCGGTCCTACGACCCCAAGCGCAAGATGATCATCGTCCGGCTCCAGATGAGCGGGATCGCCAGGACCTGGCTCCAGCCGCTGTGGACGGCGATGGGCTGGGGCGCGGTGCCCTGCCTGGACAAGCCGCTCGGCAACTGCCCGAAGACGATCGACAAGACGGCCGACGGGCCGAAGAGCCAGAAGCCCAAGAAGCCGAAGACCAAGAAGGCGGGTGGCTCGTGA